A portion of the Calothrix sp. 336/3 genome contains these proteins:
- a CDS encoding metallophosphoesterase family protein has protein sequence MSATSHRRIVIGDVHGHYEGLMRLLEAIAPSSDDQVYFLGDLIDRGPKSSQVVKFVMDSPYKCLLGNHEQMLLNILTNRQISLPTVQSWLYSGGQATVASYAEATIPHDHLEWFSTLPTYLDLGDVWLVHAGIDPTMAIAEQTSQQFCWIREEFHGIKQPYFPDKLIIVGHTITFTLPGVTPGKIAQGKGWIGIDTGAYHPRSGWLTALDITNNLVYQVNIFRHCIRTLPLEKAVTTINPEDIHESRHKKCLVG, from the coding sequence ATGAGCGCAACCAGCCACCGACGTATTGTGATTGGGGATGTACATGGTCACTATGAAGGGTTGATGAGACTACTAGAAGCGATCGCCCCCTCTAGCGATGACCAAGTATATTTTTTGGGAGATTTGATTGATCGTGGTCCCAAAAGCTCCCAGGTAGTCAAATTTGTCATGGATAGTCCCTACAAATGTCTGTTGGGAAATCATGAGCAGATGTTATTAAATATTCTCACTAATCGGCAAATTTCCTTACCGACTGTCCAATCATGGCTGTACAGTGGTGGGCAAGCAACCGTTGCCAGTTACGCAGAAGCGACTATTCCCCATGACCATTTAGAATGGTTTAGCACTTTGCCTACCTATCTAGATTTGGGAGATGTTTGGCTAGTTCATGCTGGTATTGACCCGACAATGGCGATCGCGGAACAAACTAGTCAGCAGTTTTGTTGGATTAGGGAAGAATTTCACGGTATAAAACAACCCTATTTCCCTGATAAACTCATCATTGTGGGTCATACTATCACCTTTACATTGCCGGGGGTGACTCCAGGTAAAATTGCCCAAGGAAAAGGATGGATTGGTATTGACACGGGTGCTTATCATCCCCGTAGTGGTTGGTTAACAGCTTTAGATATCACCAATAATTTGGTTTACCAAGTCAATATTTTCCGCCACTGTATTCGCACCCTCCCCCTGGAAAAAGCTGTTACTACGATTAATCCAGAAGATATTCATGAGAGTCGCCACAAAAAATGTTTAGTGGGCTAA
- a CDS encoding TIGR00297 family protein produces MPLFGNLTNFAASPWLIAAGLNAVLLGLVWFAPKKLLTPAGILHAWVLGVLIWGVLGWQGYLVVVFYFLVGSLVTRIGMAEKEAAGIAEKRSGARGPENVWGSAAVGAVCAVGVALISAGLLPQNLNSLLILGYVASFSTKLADTCASEVGKAYGQRTFLITTLQPVPRGTEGAVSLEGTLAGVLASIAIAMVAWGVGMIDLLSILWCVLAAFIATNLESVIGATLQSRYTWLTNELVNVINTLIGAIAATLCAWLWMVVSL; encoded by the coding sequence ATGCCTCTTTTTGGAAATTTGACTAATTTCGCTGCCTCTCCTTGGTTAATTGCAGCTGGCTTAAACGCAGTTCTGTTAGGTTTGGTTTGGTTTGCACCCAAAAAACTTCTCACCCCAGCAGGTATACTTCATGCTTGGGTGTTGGGTGTATTGATTTGGGGAGTTTTGGGATGGCAAGGATATCTAGTTGTGGTGTTCTATTTTTTAGTTGGTTCCCTAGTAACACGTATTGGGATGGCAGAGAAAGAAGCCGCAGGGATTGCCGAGAAGCGCTCCGGAGCTAGGGGACCCGAAAATGTTTGGGGTTCAGCAGCTGTTGGAGCTGTCTGTGCTGTCGGAGTCGCCTTAATTTCAGCTGGTTTGTTGCCCCAAAATCTTAATTCCCTACTAATATTGGGTTATGTAGCTAGTTTCAGTACAAAGCTTGCAGACACCTGCGCTAGTGAAGTGGGTAAAGCCTACGGTCAGCGAACTTTTCTGATTACAACCCTACAACCCGTCCCCAGGGGAACCGAAGGAGCAGTTAGTTTAGAAGGTACATTAGCGGGTGTACTAGCATCGATTGCGATCGCCATGGTGGCTTGGGGTGTGGGTATGATTGACTTGCTAAGTATCCTGTGGTGTGTACTAGCTGCATTTATCGCCACAAATCTCGAAAGTGTCATTGGTGCAACACTTCAATCCAGATATACCTGGTTGACTAATGAATTAGTTAATGTCATAAACACGTTGATTGGGGCGATCGCTGCCACACTCTGTGCTTGGTTATGGATGGTAGTTAGTTTGTAA
- a CDS encoding type I secretion system permease/ATPase, which yields MASPENSKADSQITGKLKPPEDESWKHQVLAALPWENPPLSWLDTRQRNLLQADIETCRFTLGEKIWYQDEVGYQFLIISGKVRLRGEETGKPLGTLQTGDWFGDFSPLPVECKAVAASKEVIIARWHISLWKEISTPEIEEFWLQGKTSVTSSLESDSYSTVVQTPLEVGEAPTQAKAVRTVSSSLNYPFVSSWQTAAACLTMVAQQLDNPVSLEWVQRQLRGQSPKNLTETAEKLGFLLRRLQVSWQDLRQLSFPALMHWQQSSWVVVYGFRGNSLIIANPLNPDCQCEVIPQSLVEAAWNGQLWQVELINQQEKFNLAWFLPAVWQYRKLLGEVLLASFTLQLLGLTTPLITQVVIDKVMVQESLPTLDVMAIALLVVSLFEAILGILRLFVFTHTARRLDLSLSAQLFRHLMRLPLAYFESRRVGDTVARVQELEQIRQFLTGTALTVVLDSIFAVVYLALMFYYNIPLTLVALGVLPLFAILTLTATPILRNWLNETFNRSADSQSFLVETVTGIHSVKAHAAEPVARDRWEGLFARFIRTGFKASTTSNISSNIGDFLTNFSNLLILWFGAKLVIENKLTIGQLIAFQMLSGRVTGPLLRLVQLWQNLQQVLLSVDRIGDILNVAPEAEPGTGLVLPPLKGQISFDQVFFRYRSQTEPVLRGISFHTEPGQFIGIVGRSGSGKSTLSKLLQRLYQIESGRILIDGFDIKSADLASLRQQIGVVLQEDFLFNGSILENITLGNPEITSEEVVEAARLAVAHDFISELPQGYESNVGERGTALSGGQRQRIALARLFLSQAPVLILDEATSALDSETEQQVLQNLQKVSQGRTVFLIAHRFAPLKRADLILVMEKGVIAERGTHTELLQQKGLYWSLYQRQQANV from the coding sequence ATGGCTAGCCCAGAAAATTCAAAAGCTGACAGTCAAATTACAGGTAAGCTAAAACCTCCAGAGGATGAATCCTGGAAACATCAAGTGCTAGCTGCTTTACCGTGGGAAAACCCACCACTATCTTGGCTGGATACTCGACAACGTAACCTTTTACAAGCAGATATTGAAACTTGTCGTTTTACTCTGGGAGAAAAGATTTGGTATCAAGACGAGGTTGGTTATCAATTTTTAATTATCTCTGGTAAGGTGCGTCTACGGGGAGAGGAAACTGGCAAACCCCTAGGAACTTTGCAGACAGGGGATTGGTTTGGAGATTTCAGTCCGTTACCAGTAGAGTGTAAAGCAGTTGCTGCCAGCAAGGAAGTAATTATCGCTCGTTGGCACATTTCCCTATGGAAAGAAATTTCCACACCTGAAATTGAGGAATTTTGGTTACAGGGGAAAACTTCTGTCACCTCCTCCCTAGAGTCTGATAGTTATTCTACGGTAGTACAAACACCGCTAGAAGTTGGGGAAGCACCCACCCAGGCAAAAGCTGTGCGTACTGTTTCCTCCTCTTTAAACTATCCTTTTGTGTCGAGTTGGCAGACTGCTGCTGCTTGTCTAACGATGGTGGCACAGCAATTAGATAATCCTGTGAGTCTGGAGTGGGTACAGCGACAACTTCGGGGACAAAGTCCGAAAAACTTGACGGAAACCGCCGAAAAATTGGGTTTTCTTCTACGACGTTTACAGGTAAGTTGGCAGGATTTACGTCAGCTATCCTTTCCAGCTTTAATGCACTGGCAGCAATCTAGCTGGGTAGTGGTATATGGATTTAGGGGAAATAGCCTAATTATTGCGAATCCCTTGAATCCGGATTGTCAGTGTGAAGTTATACCTCAGTCCCTGGTAGAAGCCGCCTGGAATGGTCAGCTTTGGCAGGTAGAATTAATTAATCAACAAGAAAAGTTTAACCTGGCTTGGTTTTTGCCGGCAGTATGGCAATACCGGAAACTTTTAGGTGAAGTACTGCTCGCATCCTTTACCTTGCAGTTACTAGGGTTGACGACACCATTAATTACCCAGGTGGTAATAGATAAGGTGATGGTACAGGAGAGTTTACCCACCTTAGATGTGATGGCGATCGCTCTGTTAGTTGTCTCCCTATTTGAAGCCATTCTGGGTATTCTGCGTCTATTTGTCTTTACCCATACGGCTCGGCGTTTAGACTTAAGTCTCTCAGCACAGCTGTTTCGACACCTGATGCGTTTGCCCCTTGCCTACTTTGAATCCCGTCGCGTCGGGGATACTGTCGCTAGGGTACAGGAATTAGAGCAAATTCGCCAATTTCTCACAGGTACAGCCTTAACTGTTGTTCTCGATAGCATCTTTGCCGTAGTTTACCTGGCATTGATGTTTTACTACAATATACCCCTCACCCTAGTTGCCCTCGGAGTCCTACCCCTCTTTGCCATACTGACATTAACAGCTACACCAATTTTACGTAACTGGCTGAATGAAACCTTTAATCGTAGTGCTGACAGCCAATCATTCTTAGTAGAAACAGTTACAGGTATTCACTCCGTCAAGGCACATGCAGCCGAACCTGTTGCCCGCGATCGCTGGGAAGGTTTATTTGCTCGTTTCATTCGTACAGGTTTTAAAGCTTCCACAACTTCCAATATCAGTAGTAATATTGGTGACTTTCTCACTAACTTTTCCAACCTCCTGATTCTCTGGTTTGGGGCAAAACTTGTCATTGAAAACAAACTCACCATTGGTCAATTAATCGCCTTCCAGATGCTTTCTGGTCGGGTTACAGGACCCCTCCTGCGATTGGTACAACTCTGGCAAAACCTGCAACAAGTTCTCCTCTCTGTTGATAGAATCGGTGACATCCTCAACGTTGCCCCCGAAGCAGAACCGGGTACAGGTTTAGTCTTACCACCTCTGAAAGGACAAATCAGTTTTGACCAAGTATTTTTCCGCTACCGTAGTCAAACAGAACCCGTCCTACGAGGCATCTCTTTCCATACCGAACCAGGGCAATTTATCGGTATTGTTGGGCGTAGTGGTTCCGGAAAAAGCACCCTATCAAAACTCCTACAACGTCTTTACCAAATCGAATCGGGCAGAATTCTCATTGACGGATTTGATATTAAAAGTGCTGATTTAGCCTCCCTACGTCAACAAATTGGTGTCGTTTTGCAAGAGGATTTTCTCTTTAATGGATCCATCCTAGAAAATATCACCCTCGGTAACCCAGAAATTACCTCCGAAGAGGTAGTAGAAGCAGCTAGACTGGCAGTTGCCCATGACTTTATCAGTGAACTTCCCCAAGGTTATGAAAGCAATGTTGGGGAAAGGGGTACAGCCCTATCAGGGGGACAAAGACAACGTATTGCCCTAGCACGTTTATTTCTTTCTCAAGCACCAGTTTTAATCCTGGATGAAGCGACTAGCGCCCTAGATAGTGAAACGGAACAACAAGTACTACAGAATCTCCAAAAAGTCTCCCAGGGAAGAACTGTATTTCTGATTGCTCACCGTTTTGCTCCCCTCAAACGTGCTGATTTAATTTTAGTTATGGAAAAAGGGGTAATTGCCGAACGGGGAACCCATACGGAATTACTACAACAAAAAGGCTTATATTGGTCTCTTTACCAACGACAACAGGCAAATGTGTAA
- a CDS encoding S8 family serine peptidase, giving the protein MTVNVSSLDKALSINPTNQTLVFTDSINSTDGGDIYNFTLGARSSLQLDLKGLSADADIDLILDTNNNQIVDDGEVIAYSNIGGNNPESITKILDAGNYYIRIYPYGNAATDYKLTVGVTALDYGGNSFTTAKEIDLGTESTNISDWLGISDSNDYYKFSLNSSSNINLSLKNLSGDADIRLFNAQGNLIASSANLGKVVETINTNLNKGTYYLQVYTYGGSETFYDLSVSSQTLVGSTEIVTPLTSSSTRIEAGNLRANTFTYKAGYSLTVFSGNGNVDYNTGKRDVLDLSGIASTSVTLSLATLTSGGVVYNTGDGVDRLFDVITLANKTQIYFENIDVIKFSDKVINLSVIPNDPFYNQQWNLNMTGVHNAWRMTTGSTKVLIGIGDTGIARNSNGGINPDLRYTYTLDQNTIDESSEESHGTLTQGIIAGRANNKLGITPINWNSPVRMVDVIGGNPGDQTLGGAAQIIINEAKKNGQLAVINLSVSGGNVTEIEKIISSNQDKALFVIAAGNGDQNELTDLAYLSKKYGNVISVGAVWGTKDYYGNSKTPGTRISYSDPVWWGSNYGDGLTLVAPSEFVSLNATRDANGNIIFSNDGYFNGTSASTAMVSGIASLVWSANPNLNAKQVKQILVQTAYDVGTPVEYGAGVINADAAIRRALAIARIAVNSTKVIST; this is encoded by the coding sequence ATGACAGTTAATGTTTCTTCCCTAGACAAAGCTCTGAGTATTAACCCTACAAATCAAACCCTTGTCTTTACTGATAGTATTAATAGTACTGACGGTGGGGATATTTATAATTTTACTTTAGGCGCTCGCAGCAGTTTACAGCTTGACCTCAAAGGTTTAAGTGCTGATGCGGATATAGATTTAATATTAGATACAAATAATAATCAAATAGTTGATGATGGTGAGGTTATAGCTTATTCCAATATAGGTGGTAATAATCCTGAATCGATTACTAAAATTTTGGATGCAGGTAATTACTATATCCGTATTTACCCTTACGGTAATGCTGCAACCGACTACAAATTAACTGTTGGTGTAACTGCTTTAGATTATGGGGGAAATTCCTTCACAACAGCTAAGGAAATTGATTTAGGCACAGAATCGACGAATATTAGCGATTGGTTAGGAATATCTGACTCTAATGACTATTATAAATTTAGTCTAAATAGTAGCAGCAATATCAACTTGAGCCTGAAAAACTTGAGCGGAGATGCAGATATACGCTTATTTAATGCTCAAGGTAATCTGATAGCTAGTTCTGCAAATTTGGGTAAAGTTGTAGAGACAATCAATACTAATTTAAACAAGGGGACTTATTATCTCCAGGTTTATACTTATGGGGGTAGTGAAACTTTCTATGATTTGAGTGTCTCCAGTCAAACCCTAGTAGGTTCGACTGAGATTGTCACACCTTTGACAAGTAGTAGTACCAGAATTGAAGCTGGAAATTTAAGAGCCAATACCTTTACTTACAAAGCAGGATATAGTCTGACAGTTTTTTCGGGAAATGGGAATGTCGATTACAACACAGGTAAAAGGGATGTCTTGGATTTATCTGGTATTGCTTCAACTTCTGTGACTCTTAGTTTGGCGACTCTCACGAGTGGAGGTGTAGTATATAACACAGGTGACGGTGTCGATCGCCTATTTGATGTCATTACCCTAGCCAATAAGACACAAATTTATTTTGAAAACATTGATGTAATTAAATTTAGTGACAAAGTCATTAATTTATCCGTCATCCCGAATGATCCTTTCTACAATCAACAGTGGAATTTGAACATGACTGGTGTTCATAACGCTTGGCGAATGACTACTGGTTCCACCAAGGTACTGATTGGGATTGGAGATACGGGTATCGCTAGAAACAGCAATGGTGGTATTAATCCAGATTTACGCTACACCTATACGCTCGACCAAAATACCATAGATGAGTCTTCAGAAGAATCCCACGGAACTCTTACCCAGGGAATCATTGCAGGTAGAGCCAATAATAAACTAGGTATTACCCCCATCAACTGGAATTCCCCGGTGAGAATGGTGGATGTCATTGGTGGTAATCCTGGTGATCAAACCCTAGGGGGAGCAGCTCAGATTATCATTAATGAAGCCAAGAAAAATGGACAGTTGGCAGTAATTAACCTCAGTGTTTCCGGTGGCAATGTTACAGAAATTGAGAAAATTATTAGTAGCAACCAAGATAAAGCCCTATTTGTGATTGCTGCTGGGAATGGTGATCAAAATGAACTTACCGATCTTGCCTACTTAAGTAAAAAATATGGCAATGTGATTTCCGTAGGTGCAGTCTGGGGAACTAAAGATTACTACGGTAATTCCAAAACCCCAGGAACCCGCATTTCCTACAGCGATCCAGTTTGGTGGGGTTCCAATTACGGAGATGGTTTAACCCTGGTTGCACCTTCAGAGTTTGTCAGTTTGAATGCAACTCGTGATGCCAATGGCAATATTATTTTTAGTAATGATGGTTATTTCAATGGCACATCCGCTTCAACTGCCATGGTATCAGGGATTGCCTCCTTGGTTTGGAGTGCGAACCCTAACCTCAACGCTAAACAAGTCAAGCAAATATTAGTACAAACAGCCTATGACGTGGGTACACCAGTAGAATATGGTGCAGGTGTTATCAATGCTGATGCTGCGATTCGTAGAGCATTGGCGATCGCCAGAATTGCAGTGAATAGCACTAAAGTCATATCCACCTAA
- a CDS encoding C2 family cysteine protease — MPSNISVNSFSKAKDLNIASLPVTITDWVGGRETNDYYKISFTNRSSFNVVIDKLSADADLQLLNSQGDVVVGSYNRNISTETINRKLDAGTYYIRVYQVGRTTAAYRLQMSLNEAPQSLQFSTDKITYSSGETVKLVNTNVFDRNGVKDLTRVDLWLKKEGNAWQNISDVTSFLINQSDNRQGTFSYDLQGLGAGKYQLWGIAYDKSGNGSNDVFSSFDVVGTQDWFDENILDGGIRQTARARFADKVIDRNDMIAILRSSKDNNAVDSTELTDLQTLLKNSSYLQIPEHVKVLTGKVLGSQVANQKYQGKQLGNLSIGSSDVQLENLISKWFLGGDRPTTTYKYQYASGSLFQNGIAYQDIKQGDLDNCYFLSSLAATAFRTPNTIKNMFIDNGDGTFTVRFWQNGQADYVTVDRYLPTSITGYFVYASKGSHYQNANNELWVALAEKAYAQLNESGWIYQDNTNSYNGIAEGYASDALMQITGLKSASNSLNLQNILSAFNSGQLISFATKSNVPSFMVAGHAYTLVGYNSSSQTFQLFNPWGVDNYTSKPGILQLKWSDMQAYLSYWEGTTNRVVST; from the coding sequence ATGCCTTCTAATATTTCTGTAAACTCTTTCAGTAAGGCGAAAGATTTAAATATTGCATCATTACCTGTAACAATTACTGATTGGGTTGGAGGGCGAGAAACCAATGATTATTATAAAATTAGTTTTACAAATCGAAGTAGTTTCAATGTTGTTATAGATAAACTTTCAGCAGATGCTGACTTGCAATTACTGAATAGTCAGGGTGATGTAGTTGTAGGTTCCTATAACAGGAATATTAGTACAGAAACTATCAATAGAAAACTCGATGCAGGTACTTACTATATTCGAGTTTATCAAGTTGGGCGAACCACTGCTGCCTATCGTTTACAAATGTCTCTGAATGAAGCACCACAAAGCTTACAATTCAGCACGGATAAAATCACCTACAGTTCGGGGGAAACTGTCAAGCTAGTTAATACTAACGTTTTTGACAGAAATGGAGTCAAAGATTTAACTAGGGTAGACTTGTGGTTAAAAAAAGAGGGTAATGCTTGGCAAAATATTAGCGATGTTACTAGTTTTTTGATAAATCAAAGTGATAATCGTCAAGGAACTTTTAGCTATGATTTGCAGGGTTTAGGTGCGGGGAAATATCAACTCTGGGGTATAGCTTATGATAAATCCGGGAATGGAAGTAATGATGTCTTTAGCAGTTTTGATGTAGTTGGTACTCAAGACTGGTTTGACGAGAATATTCTTGATGGTGGTATTCGACAGACAGCAAGGGCAAGATTTGCGGATAAAGTCATTGATCGCAACGATATGATAGCTATATTGAGGAGTAGCAAGGATAATAATGCTGTTGATAGTACGGAATTGACAGACTTACAAACATTACTGAAAAATTCTTCCTATCTACAAATACCCGAACACGTCAAAGTACTAACAGGTAAGGTATTGGGTAGTCAAGTCGCAAACCAAAAGTACCAGGGTAAGCAACTAGGTAACTTATCTATTGGTAGTAGTGATGTGCAATTAGAAAATTTGATTAGTAAGTGGTTTTTAGGTGGCGATCGCCCTACTACCACCTATAAATATCAGTATGCTAGTGGTTCCTTATTTCAAAATGGCATTGCCTATCAAGATATCAAACAAGGTGACTTAGATAACTGTTATTTTCTGTCCAGTTTAGCAGCAACAGCTTTCCGAACTCCTAATACTATCAAAAATATGTTTATTGATAATGGTGACGGAACTTTTACCGTGCGTTTTTGGCAAAACGGGCAAGCTGATTATGTCACAGTTGATAGATATTTACCAACTAGTATCACAGGATATTTTGTCTATGCTAGTAAAGGTAGTCACTATCAAAATGCTAACAATGAATTATGGGTAGCACTAGCAGAAAAAGCCTATGCTCAACTTAATGAATCTGGTTGGATTTATCAAGATAATACAAATTCCTATAACGGGATTGCTGAAGGCTATGCGAGTGATGCATTAATGCAAATTACTGGGCTAAAATCTGCTAGTAATTCACTCAATTTACAAAATATTCTCAGTGCTTTCAATTCCGGACAACTGATTAGTTTTGCCACTAAATCTAATGTTCCATCTTTTATGGTAGCAGGGCACGCTTATACCTTAGTTGGGTATAATTCTAGTTCTCAGACTTTTCAGCTTTTCAACCCTTGGGGTGTGGATAATTATACGTCTAAGCCAGGTATTTTACAACTCAAATGGTCTGACATGCAAGCTTATTTAAGTTATTGGGAAGGCACTACAAATCGTGTAGTTTCTACCTAG
- a CDS encoding S8 family serine peptidase, translating into MGFDVASKNDFDSQGLNVNSLSLGNNSEFGNDLNIRWSRSSYTNDISENNYTNPVSAEKADLAIQNPTAPTIATPGSSIEISYQITNIGTNNTSFNYTSLYLSKDESISSDDKLLGFNWIGSLDAGSSINKSQTLSLDTNLDTGNYYLLYKADALDNIFGLEDSNNVATRQITITSANSQGYNSNSGYGLVNAAAAVSKAVGQNTFADVPDLGGNDWGSDMVKAPESWAKGYTGKGVVVAVLDTGVDRNHTDLKQNIWTNSKEIAGNGIDDDGNGYVDDSYGWNFDSNNNNTLDVDGHGTHVSGTIAGANNGTGVTGVAHGAKIMPVKVLDDNGSGSYSAIAKGIYYAVDNGANVINLSLGSSYPNSELEKAIQYASSKNVVVVMAAGNSGGSAPVYPARYAKNYGIAVGAVDQGGNLASFSNRAGSNQLEYVTAPGVNVYSTLPGNKYGSYSGTSMATPHVAGVVALMLSANPNLTEAQVRDILASTSGNSTQGKSTTGWDIGVIGKTWQM; encoded by the coding sequence ATGGGGTTCGATGTTGCTAGTAAAAATGATTTTGACAGTCAAGGTTTAAATGTCAATTCTCTGAGTTTAGGGAATAATAGTGAATTTGGAAATGATTTAAATATACGTTGGAGCCGTAGTAGTTATACCAACGATATCAGCGAGAATAATTATACTAATCCAGTATCCGCAGAAAAAGCAGATTTAGCAATTCAAAATCCCACTGCTCCAACTATTGCTACTCCTGGCAGTAGTATTGAGATTAGCTATCAAATCACAAATATTGGGACTAATAATACTAGCTTTAATTATACTAGTCTTTACCTGTCTAAAGATGAGAGTATTAGTAGTGATGATAAACTACTGGGTTTTAACTGGATTGGCAGTTTAGATGCAGGTAGTTCGATTAATAAATCTCAAACTTTGAGTTTAGATACTAATTTAGATACGGGTAATTATTATTTATTATATAAAGCCGATGCTCTAGATAATATTTTTGGCTTAGAAGATAGCAATAATGTTGCCACAAGGCAAATTACAATTACTTCTGCTAATAGTCAGGGGTATAATTCTAACTCAGGATATGGTTTAGTAAATGCAGCTGCGGCAGTGAGTAAAGCTGTAGGTCAAAATACCTTTGCTGATGTACCTGATTTGGGTGGAAATGATTGGGGTTCGGATATGGTGAAAGCACCAGAGTCATGGGCAAAGGGCTATACTGGCAAGGGTGTGGTAGTTGCAGTTTTAGATACTGGTGTTGACCGCAACCATACAGATTTAAAGCAAAATATTTGGACGAATAGTAAAGAAATTGCTGGTAATGGGATTGATGATGATGGCAATGGTTATGTAGATGATTCTTACGGTTGGAATTTTGATAGTAATAACAATAATACTTTAGATGTGGATGGTCATGGAACCCACGTTTCGGGAACGATCGCGGGTGCAAATAATGGTACCGGGGTGACAGGTGTTGCCCATGGTGCGAAAATTATGCCTGTGAAGGTGTTAGATGACAATGGTTCGGGAAGCTATAGCGCGATCGCCAAAGGAATCTATTATGCTGTGGATAATGGTGCTAACGTCATTAACTTGAGTCTCGGTAGTTCCTATCCCAACAGTGAGCTAGAAAAAGCCATTCAATATGCTAGTAGTAAAAATGTAGTCGTAGTAATGGCAGCTGGTAATAGTGGTGGTTCAGCTCCGGTTTATCCGGCGCGCTATGCTAAAAATTATGGTATTGCGGTGGGTGCAGTCGATCAAGGTGGTAATTTAGCTAGTTTTTCTAACCGAGCAGGTTCTAATCAGTTAGAGTATGTTACCGCACCTGGGGTGAATGTCTATTCGACTCTACCAGGTAATAAATATGGTAGTTATAGTGGTACTTCCATGGCAACCCCCCATGTTGCGGGAGTTGTTGCTTTGATGCTGAGTGCTAACCCCAATTTAACTGAGGCTCAAGTTCGAGATATCCTGGCAAGTACATCGGGGAATAGTACCCAAGGAAAAAGTACCACTGGGTGGGATATTGGTGTCATTGGTAAGACTTGGCAAATGTAA
- a CDS encoding peptidylprolyl isomerase, which translates to MESSSFLTIDDQAISAGQVVKYLQTSGKLGQFIGDILRQHVIEQEIQSREDITVNSAITEQAIIDFRLQNQLTDPKSFQEWLQNNGTDYTTFHATVTLGFQLEKLKSLITEPKLQEYFIERKIFLDRVIISRIIVDQQELAEELQAQIEEGTSFENLAKEYSLTDDRMVNGMMGPVSRGTLPDILRAVIDIAKPGELVGPIKLEERYGLFRIEQFLPASLEDTQLKQALQNELFEKWLAQKIQKLTVKLQVS; encoded by the coding sequence ATGGAATCTTCATCATTTTTGACCATAGATGATCAAGCAATTTCTGCGGGACAGGTTGTAAAATATCTGCAAACATCTGGAAAGTTAGGTCAGTTTATCGGTGATATTCTCCGTCAACACGTTATTGAGCAGGAAATTCAAAGCAGGGAAGATATTACCGTTAATTCGGCAATTACCGAGCAAGCTATCATTGACTTCCGCTTGCAGAACCAATTAACTGACCCTAAAAGCTTTCAGGAATGGCTACAAAATAACGGTACAGATTACACAACTTTTCACGCCACCGTTACCCTAGGGTTTCAATTAGAAAAGTTAAAATCGCTAATTACCGAACCGAAACTTCAAGAATACTTTATTGAGAGAAAAATTTTTTTGGATCGGGTGATTATCTCGCGGATTATTGTCGATCAGCAAGAGTTGGCAGAGGAATTACAAGCACAAATTGAAGAAGGCACAAGCTTTGAAAATTTGGCAAAAGAATATTCCCTCACAGATGATCGTATGGTAAACGGGATGATGGGACCAGTGAGTCGTGGTACATTACCTGATATTCTCAGGGCAGTAATTGACATCGCGAAACCAGGCGAGTTAGTCGGACCTATTAAACTCGAAGAGCGCTATGGTTTGTTTCGTATAGAGCAATTTCTGCCAGCATCATTAGAAGATACTCAACTAAAACAAGCACTACAAAATGAGTTGTTTGAGAAATGGCTAGCCCAGAAAATTCAAAAGCTGACAGTCAAATTACAGGTAAGCTAA